A window of the Cucurbita pepo subsp. pepo cultivar mu-cu-16 chromosome LG01, ASM280686v2, whole genome shotgun sequence genome harbors these coding sequences:
- the LOC111792695 gene encoding 18.2 kDa class I heat shock protein-like, with product MTSLIPSIFGGRRSNNSDPMSLSLDVWDPFDRETSAMANTRIDWKETPEGHIFKADLPGMKKEEVKVEVEEDRVLQISGERSKEKEEKNDKWHRVERSSGKFVRRFRLPENAKVEEVKASIENGVLTVRVPKTKEKKPEMRSIEISG from the coding sequence ATGACGTCGCTGATTCCAAGCATTTTCGGTGGGCGTAGGAGCAACAACTCGGACCCCATGTCATTGTCATTGGATGTTTGGGATCCATTTGATCGGGAGACATCTGCTATGGCCAACACCCGCATCGACTGGAAGGAGACCCCAGAAGGCCACATCTTCAAGGCCGATCTTCCGGGGATGAAGAAGGAGGAAGTGAAAGTAGAAGTAGAAGAAGACAGAGTCCTGCAGATCAGTGGAGAAAGAAGCAAagagaaggaggagaagaatGATAAATGGCATAGAGTTGAACGAAGCAGCGGGAAGTTCGTGAGGAGATTCAGGCTGCCGGAGAATGCTAAAGTTGAAGAGGTGAAGGCCAGCATCGAAAATGGAGTTCTCACTGTGAGGGTGCCCAAGACGAAAGAGAAGAAGCCTGAAATGAGATCCATTGAAATCTCAGGCTAG
- the LOC111792666 gene encoding 17.8 kDa class I heat shock protein-like, protein MALIPSIFGGRRSNIFDPFSLDACDPFQGFPFSSSLANVPSSARETSAFANTRIDWKETPQAHIFTADLPGINKDQLKVEVEEGRVLQISGERSKEQEEKNEKWHRIERSSGKFMRRFRLPEDAKVEEVKARMENGVLTVTVPKVEAKKPEIKSIEISA, encoded by the coding sequence ATGGCTCTGATTCCAAGCATTTTCGGTGGCCGCCGGAGCAACATCTTCGACCCCTTTTCATTGGACGCTTGCGATCCTTTTCAAGGCTTCCCATTTTCAAGCTCACTGGCTAACGTGCCTTCCTCCGCCCGGGAGACCTCTGCTTTTGCCAACACTCGCATCGACTGGAAGGAGACCCCGCAAGCCCATATCTTCACAGCCGATCTCCCTGGGATCAACAAAGACCAACTCAAAGTTGAGGTTGAAGAAGGCAGAGTTTTGCAGATCAGTGGAGAGAGAAGCAAAGAACAGGAggagaagaatgagaaatggCATAGAATTGAGCGGAGCAGTGGGAAGTTCATGAGGAGATTTAGGCTCCCAGAAGATGCCAAAGTTGAGGAGGTGAAGGCAAGAATGGAGAACGGAGTTCTTACTGTGACAGTACCGAAAGTGGAAGCGAAGAAGCCTGAAATCAAGTCCATTGAAATCTCAGcttaa
- the LOC111792656 gene encoding 17.8 kDa class I heat shock protein-like, whose product MALIPSIFGGRRSNVFDPFSLDVWDPFEGFPFSSSLANVPSSARETSAFANTRIDWKETPEAHVFKADLPGIKKEEVKVEIEEGGVLQISGERSKEQEEKNDKWHRIERSSGKFMRRFRLPENAKVEEVKANMENGVLTVTVPKMEVKKPEVKSIDISG is encoded by the coding sequence ATGGCGTTGATTCCAAGCATTTTTGGTGGGCGCCGGAGCAACGTCTTCGATCCCTTCTCCTTAGACGTTTGGGATCCTTTCGAAGGCTTCCCATTTTCAAGCTCTCTGGCCAACGTCCCCTCCTCTGCTCGCGAGACCTCTGCTTTTGCCAACACCCGCATCGACTGGAAGGAGACCCCAGAAGCCCACGTGTTCAAGGCGGATCTTCCGGGGATAAAAAAGGAGGAAGTGAaggttgaaattgaagaaggggGAGTTCTGCAGATCAGCGGAGAGAGAAGCAAAGAGCAGGAGGAGAAGAACGACAAGTGGCATAGAATTGAAAGAAGCAGTGGGAAGTTCATGAGGAGATTCAGGCTGCCTGAGAATGCGAAAGTAGAAGAAGTGAAGGCCAACATGGAGAATGGAGTGCTGACGGTGACGGTGCCCAAAATGGAAGTGAAGAAGCCAGAAGTCAAGAGCATTGACATCTCTGGTTAA
- the LOC111792649 gene encoding 17.8 kDa class I heat shock protein-like, with translation MALIPSIFGGRRSNVFDPFSLDVWDPFEGFPFSSSLANVPSSARETSAFANTRIDWKETPEAHIFKADLPGIKKEEVKVEVEEGGVLQISGERSKEQEEKNDKWHRIERSSGKFLRRFRLPENAKAGEVKASMENGVLTVTVPKMEVKKPEIKSIDISG, from the coding sequence ATGGCGTTGATTCCAAGCATTTTTGGTGGGCGCCGGAGCAACGTCTTCGATCCCTTCTCCTTAGACGTTTGGGATCCTTTCGAAGGCTTCCCATTTTCAAGCTCTCTGGCCAACGTCCCCTCCTCTGCTCGCGAGACCTCTGCTTTTGCCAACACCCGCATCGACTGGAAGGAGACCCCGGAAGCCCACATCTTCAAGGCCGATCTTCCAGGGATCAAAAAGGAGGAGGTgaaagttgaagttgaagaggGGGGAGTGCTGCAGATCAGTGGAGAGAGAAGCAAAGAGCAGGAGGAGAAGAACGACAAATGGCATAGAATTGAACGAAGCAGTGGGAAGTTCCTGAGGAGGTTCAGGCTGCCGGAGAACGCAAAAGCAGGAGAGGTGAAGGCGAGCATGGAGAATGGAGTGCTGACGGTGACAGTGCCTAAGATGGAAGTGAAGAAGCCGGAAATCAAGAGCATTGACATCTCTGGCTGA
- the LOC111792675 gene encoding 17.8 kDa class I heat shock protein-like, whose translation MALIPSIFGGRRSNIFDPFSLDVWDPFQGFPFATSLANAPSSARETSAFANTRIDWKETPEAHIFKADLPGIKKEEVKVEVEEGRVLQISGERSKEQEEKNDKWHRVERSSGKFMRRFRLPENAKVEEVKASMENGVLTVRVPKMEEKKPEVKSIDISG comes from the coding sequence atggctctGATTCCAAGCATTTTTGGTGGCCGCCGAAGCAACATCTTCGACCCCTTTTCATTGGACGTTTGGGATCCTTTTCAAGGCTTCCCATTTGCAACCTCATTGGCCAACGCCCCTTCCTCTGCCAGGGAGACCTCTGCTTTTGCCAACACTCGCATCGACTGGAAAGAGACCCCAGAAGCCCACATCTTCAAGGCAGATCTTCCGGGGATCAAGAAGGAGGAAGTAAAAGTAGAAGTGGAAGAAGGCAGAGTTCTGCAGATCAGTGGAGAAAGGAGCAAAGAGCAGGAGGAGAAGAATGATAAATGGCATAGAGTGGAACGAAGCAGTGGGAAGTTCATGAGAAGATTCAGGCTGCCTGAGAACGCGAAGGTTGAGGAGGTGAAGGCGAGCATGGAGAACGGGGTTCTAACAGTAAGAGTGCCGAAGATGGAAGAGAAGAAGCCAGAAGTTAAGTCGATTGACATTTCTGGGTAG
- the LOC111792640 gene encoding 17.8 kDa class I heat shock protein-like — MALIPSIFGGRRSNVFDPFSLDVWDPFEGFPFSSSLANVPSSARETSAFANTRIDWKETPEAHVFKADLPGIKKEEVKVEIEEGGVLQISGERSKEQEEKNDKWHRIERSSGKFMRRFRLPENAKVEEVKANMENGVLTVTVPKMEVKKPEMKSIEISG, encoded by the coding sequence ATGGCGTTGATTCCAAGCATTTTTGGTGGGCGCCGGAGCAACGTCTTCGATCCCTTCTCCTTAGACGTTTGGGATCCTTTCGAAGGCTTCCCATTTTCAAGCTCTCTGGCCAACGTCCCCTCCTCTGCTCGCGAGACCTCTGCTTTTGCCAACACCCGCATCGACTGGAAGGAGACCCCAGAAGCCCACGTGTTCAAGGCGGATCTTCCAGGGATCAAAAAGGAGGAAGTGAAGGTTGAAATTGAGGAAGGGGGAGTTCTGCAGATCAGCGGAGAGAGAAGCAAAGAGCAGGAGGAGAAGAACGACAAGTGGCATAGAATTGAACGAAGCAGTGGGAAGTTCATGAGGAGATTCAGGCTGCCTGAGAATGCGAAAGTAGAAGAAGTGAAGGCCAACATGGAGAATGGGGTGCTGACGGTGACGGTGCCCAAAATGGAAGTGAAGAAGCCAGAAATGAAGAGCATTGAAATCTCTGGTTAG